In Pyrus communis chromosome 1, drPyrComm1.1, whole genome shotgun sequence, the following are encoded in one genomic region:
- the LOC137739675 gene encoding wall-associated receptor kinase-like 14, whose translation MILHILHQKSLAFITVVSVLTLSISIAATAKAKNSSSCIPTCGSGKSAKTVHYPFGFSPSCEIPLNCSDKNEITLGNFRVQKVTPNGIFVNLSAKCNRRIESVTRLFGSNFSPTWNNSLLLQNCSAPQNGCLIPANFVQKQFNLESCRSSADNISCLSQPHNQSEVIRIKDLTRTGCKNLFGSFAVQSGGEWPLSLEFETVELGWWVGGPCDCDANATCTTVKLGDGMPEGYRCRCNDGFDGDGFNLGRGCRRVSECNPSKYMSGRCGGTTRVGVLIGGVIAGAFLMAGLFLLCYFFQRRLTCLRNQTSARRLLSEAAGNSNVSLFPYKEIERGTNCFAEEQRLGTGAFGTVYAGKLHNDEWVAIKKINRRDTNGIDQVMNEIKLLSSVSHPNLVRLLGCCIEGGEQILVYEYMPNGTLSEHLQQERGQGLPWTIRLTIASETANAIAYLHSEMNPPIYHRDIKSTNILLDYNYKSKVADFGLSRLGMTESSYISTAPQGTPGYVDPQYHQNFHLSDKSDVYSFGVVLVEIITAMKVVDFARPQCEVNLAALAIDRIGKGCVDKIVDPFLEPDRDAWTLYSVNKVAELAFRCLAFHSDMRPSMTEVAEELQNIQRSEWSTMEENTCMGSSVASSCSSPYNGSEKSLGGATAKKAGIRSQRSIVSLRVDSSLASMEENKDSSPVSVHDPWLSEQSSPSTNSLLGNVM comes from the exons ATGATTCTCCACATTCTCCACCAAAAGTCTCTGGCTTTCATCACTGTCGTCAGCGTCCTTACCCTTTCAATCTCCATAGCCGCCACAGCCAAAGCTAAAAACTCGAGCTCCTGCATACCCACATGCGGGTCGGGAAAATCAGCCAAAACTGTTCACTACCCATTTGGATTCTCACCCAGCTGCGAAATCCCATTGAACTGTTCTGACAAAAACGAGATCACACTCGGCAATTTCAGAGTCCAAAAAGTCACCCCAAACGGCATCTtcgtcaacctctctgcaaaATGTAACCGTCGGATCGAATCCGTGACCAGACTCTTCGGCTCGAACTTCAGCCCGACTTGGAACAACAGCCTCCTCCTCCAGAATTGCTCGGCGCCGCAAAACGGCTGCCTCATTCCGGCCAATTTCGTTCAGAAGCAGTTCAATTTAGAGAGCTGCAGGTCCAGCGCCGATAACATCAGCTGCCTGTCGCAGCCGCACAATCAGTCGGAGGTTATACGAATTAAGGACTTGACTCGGACTGGGTGCAAGAACTTGTTCGGGTCTTTTGCGGTTCAATCGGGTGGGGAGTGGCCTCTCTCGCTGGAGTTCGAGACGGTGGAATTGGGATGGTGGGTCGGGGGACCCTGCGACTGCGATGCGAATGCCACGTGTACTACGGTGAAGCTCGGCGATGGGATGCCGGAAGGGTACCGATGTAGATGCAATGATGGATTCGACGGCGACGGGTTCAATCTCGGGCGGGGTTGCCGGAGAG TTTCTGAATGCAATCCTTCAAAGTACATGTCTGGTCGCTGTGGGGGAACAACTAGAGTTGGTGTTCTTATTGGAG GGGTTATTGCTGGAGCTTTCTTAATGGCCGGTCTATTTCTTCTCTGTTACTTTTTTCAACGCCGTTTAACTTGCTTGAGAAACCAAACGAGCGCAAGGCGCCTTCTAAGCGAAGCGGCAGGCAACTCTAATGTTTCATTATTCCCCTATAAAGAAATAGAGAGAGGCACTAACTGCTTTGCTGAAGAACAAAGGCTGGGCACAGGGGCTTTTGGTACAGTTTATGCAGGAAAACTCCACAACGATGAATGGGTTGCCATAAAGAAGATCAACCGCCGAGACACCAATGGCATTGATCAAGTCATGAATGAGATCAAGCTCCTTTCCTCTGTGAGCCACCCAAATCTGGTGCGCCTCTTAGGTTGCTGCATAGAGGGAGGTGAACAGATCCTCGTCTATGAATATATGCCGAATGGAACTCTATCTGAACATCTTCAACAAGAGAGGGGCCAAGGACTTCCGTGGACCATAAGGCTCACCATCGCCTCTGAAACTGCTAATGCTATAGCTTATCTCCATTCTGAAATGAATCCACCAATCTATCATAGAGATATCAAATCCACCAATATACTCCTGGATTACAACTACAAGTCAAAGGTAGCAGATTTTGGTCTTTCTAGACTTGGGATGACAGAATCATCATACATATCAACGGCTCCACAAGGGACTCCAGGCTATGTGGATCCTCAATACCATCAAAACTTCCACCTTTCCGATAAAAGTGATGTTTACAGCTTTGGGGTAGTATTAGTAGAGATTATAACCGCGATGAAGGTGGTTGATTTTGCTCGACCTCAATGTGAAGTTAACTTGGCTGCACTAGCTATCGATAGGATTGGGAAGGGATGCGTGGACAAGATAGTTGATCCCTTTCTTGAGCCAGATAGGGATGCATGGACTCTTTATTCTGTTAACAAGGTGGCTGAGCTTGCATTTCGATGCCTTGCTTTTCACAGTGACATGAGGCCTTCTATGACAGAGGTGGCAGAAGAACTACAGAATATCCAGCGCAGCGAGTGGTCAACAATGGAGGAAAACACATGCATGGGATCATCTGTGGCGTCGTCTTGTTCATCACCGTATAATGGAAGTGAGAAGTCATTGGGAGGTGCGACGGCCAAGAAGGCCGGTATACGAAGCCAAAGATCAATAGTTTCACTGAGGGTAGATAGCTCTCTAGCTTCCATGGAAGAGAACAAGGATAGCTCTCCTGTTTCTGTACATGATCCTTGGTTAAGTGAACAGAGTTCACCTTCAACAAATAGCTTATTAGGCAATGTAATGTAG